From a region of the Danio aesculapii chromosome 4, fDanAes4.1, whole genome shotgun sequence genome:
- the btg1 gene encoding protein BTG1, translated as MHTLCARGTMKPEINAAVGFLSRFLRIKGHVNDRQLQTFSQTLQDILAEQYKHHWFPDRPNKGSGYRCIRINHKMDPLVGQAGQRIGLSIQQLYLLLPSELTLWVDPFEVSYRIGEDGSICVLYESHPGTNGNPSTTTGNSIPASSVTQVSAMVDSHISCKEELLVLGRTSPAKPYMMTVSS; from the exons ATGCATACCCTCTGTGCCCGAGGAACGATGAAACCAGAGATAAACGCCGCCGTCGGGTTTCTGTCGAGATTCCTGCGGATTAAAGGACATGTGAACGACAGACAGCTCCAGACATTCAGCCAGACCCTACAGGACATCCTGGCAG AGCAATACAAACACCACTGGTTCCCAGACCGTCCAAACAAGGGTTCTGGGTATCGCTGCATACGTATCAATCACAAGATGGACCCTCTGGTAGGACAGGCTGGTCAGCGCATCGGGCTGAGCATTCAGCAGCTGTACCTGTTGCTTCCCAGCGAGCTCACATTGTGGGTCGACCCATTCGAAGTGTCATACCGCATCGGAGAGGACGGCTCCATCTGCGTGCTCTACGAATCCCATCCCGGCACCAACGGAAACCCCAGCACCACCACTGGAAACAGCATCCCCGCCTCATCTGTCACCCAGGTATCAGCCATGGTGGACAGTCACATCAGCTGCAAGGAGGAACTACTGGTTTTGGGTCGTACCAGCCCAGCTAAACCCTACATGATGACTGTGTCCAGCTAA